GCAGCTGGTGACGGTCAATGCCCGAGCGGACAATAAGGCCCTGGCTCACCTGTTGAAGTACGACTCCGTCCACGGACGGTTCAACGGGAACCTGGAAGCCAACGATGACGGTTTCCTGATGAACGGAAAGCAAATCAAGATCACCCGCCACGGACCGGGGGAGTGGGCCTGGAAGAACCTGGGCGTGGACATTGTCCTGGAGACCACCGGCAAGTTCACCGACCGGGAAAGTTGCCAAAAACATCTGCAATGCGGGGCGAAAAAGGTGCTGATCAGCGCACCGGCCAAGGACCCGGATCTGACCGTGGTCATGGGAGTCAATGACGGGGCCTACGACCCCTTCACCCACCATATCTTGTCCAACGCATCCTGCACCACCAACTGCCTGGCCCCGACGGTCAAGGTGATCAGCGACGCTTTCGGCTTCGACTACGGGTTGATGACCACGGTCCACTCCTACACCATGAGCCAGCGCATCCTGGACGGCTCGCACAAGGACCCGCGCCGCGGCCGGGCCGCCTGCATGTCCATGCTGCCCACCACCACCGGCGCGGCACGGGCCGTGGCCGAAGTCCTGCCCGAAACCAAGGGCCGGCTGGACGGGATGGCCATCCGCGTACCCACGCCCAACGTCTCCATGATCGACCTCGTGGTCCACACCACCAAACCCACGGACAAGGACGCCATCAACGCCGCCTTCCGCCAGGCCGCCGAAGGCCCGCTGAAGGACATTCTCGGCTATACCGAGGAACCACTGGTTTCCGTGGACTACTACGGCAGTATCTTCGGCGGGGTAGTGGACGGCCCCTGCACCAGCGTGATGCGGGACAAGATGGCCAAGGTCATCGTCTGGTACGACAACGAGGCCGGATTCTGCAACCAACTGATACGCCTGACCACCAAGGTGGCCAAGTCTTTGGGATGAGTCCCCGCTCTCGAAATCCCCTCGGACCCAGGGGGCGAAAAAGGTGAAGGCCGAAAGATGAATGGAGCGGCACGGAGAAACAGCGGCACGGAGAAACCCGAACAGCGATATTCGCCGAATGCCAGGCCCCGACGTTCACGCCTTTCCACCCTCTGGCTCCTGAATTCTGACTTCTGACTTTACACCACCCCCATGCCCGACTTCGTTCACCTGCATTGCCACACCGAATACAGCCTGCTGGACGGCGCGATCCGGATCAAGGATCTTTGCGCCAAGGCCAAGGATTTCGGCATGAATTCCGTGGCCATCACGGACCACGGCAATCTTTACGGTGCGATTACGTTCTACAAGACGGCCAAATCCTTCGGGCTGAAGCCGATCATCGGCTGCGAGGTTTACGTGGCCCGGAACAATCGGCACGACCGGGACGCCCGGTCCGCGTCCCAGGCCGGATACCACTTGGTGCTCTTGGCCCAAAACAAGACCGGCTACCGCAACCTTATCCGTCTCGTGTCCATGGGGCACATGGAAGGCTTCCACTACAAGCCGCGGGTGGACAAGGAAATCCTGGCCCAGCACTCCGAAGGGCTGATCGCTCTCTCCGCCTGTCTCAAGGGCGAGGTGCCCTACAAGCTGACCCATGAGGGCTTCGACGTCGGACTGGAGACGGCCAGGTTCTACGCGGACCTGTTTCCTGGGCGCTTTTATCTGGAAATGCAGGCCAACGGCCTGGCCGACCAAGTGATTTTGAACGAGCGGCTGCAAGAACTGGCCGAAGTAACCAAGCTGCCCCTGGTGGCCACCAACGACTGCCACTACCTGACCGCCGAGGACGTCCAGGCCCACGACATCCTGCTCTGCATCCAGACCAACGCCTGCGAGACGAGCGAAAAACGGATGCGCTTCGACACCAAGGAGCTGTACTACCGCAGTCCCGAGGAAATGGAGGCCGCCTTTGGCCACTGCCCCCAGGCCCTGGCAGCCACGGCGGAAATCGCCGAAGCCTGCGACCTGGAGCTGACCTTCAACAAGCCCCATTTTCCAGCCTACAGCCTGCCCGAGGGCATGACCCTGGAAGAGGAACTGCGCC
The DNA window shown above is from Desulfonatronum sp. SC1 and carries:
- the gap gene encoding type I glyceraldehyde-3-phosphate dehydrogenase, which gives rise to MSVRIGINGFGRIGRYVVRLLAENKDLQLVTVNARADNKALAHLLKYDSVHGRFNGNLEANDDGFLMNGKQIKITRHGPGEWAWKNLGVDIVLETTGKFTDRESCQKHLQCGAKKVLISAPAKDPDLTVVMGVNDGAYDPFTHHILSNASCTTNCLAPTVKVISDAFGFDYGLMTTVHSYTMSQRILDGSHKDPRRGRAACMSMLPTTTGAARAVAEVLPETKGRLDGMAIRVPTPNVSMIDLVVHTTKPTDKDAINAAFRQAAEGPLKDILGYTEEPLVSVDYYGSIFGGVVDGPCTSVMRDKMAKVIVWYDNEAGFCNQLIRLTTKVAKSLG